The following nucleotide sequence is from Halogeometricum sp. S3BR5-2.
GACCCGACAGCGTTCGCAATAGAGATCATTCGTCCTTTGCCTCTGTTGGAGAGACGACGTACGCCGCTGTTACTAATTCCGGTTCTTGGGGAGTAACGTGCTTCTCTTCCTCAAGCCTGGATAGCTCCTCTTCACGTTCTCGTCGTAGACTCTCGACCTTCTGCTTCGCGTTCCCAATCGGCGCGGACATATCCGCACCCTGCTCAGCACGGTGTTGGTACTGCTCTAACCGCTCTTCCCATTCTTCGATTTGCTCTTCGAAGTATCGCTCAGCGTGCTCACGTTTGATTTCGATCTCCCGTTCTCGTTCGGTTCGGGCCTCCTCGGCGAACGACTCAACGTGCGTCCATGCCTCCATCTCTGCAGCCTCGTAGAGATCCTCCGCCATACTCGAGAGCCGATCAACCTCGTGCGACGATGAGATCTCGCTAGGAGCCGTCGTCCTCGAGAGTTCAGGAATATCAGTCGTTACACTACCATCCGGGCGAACAAAGAGACGAACCAACTTCTCGGTCACCACATCCCCGGCACCGGAGACGTAGCCAAGGCGGTAATTGAACAGGATTCCAGGGGTTCGAGACGCCGTCGCAGCGACCTTCGTCGCAATTTCACCCTGGATCCGGTCGCTGTCCAAGCAGAATTCGATGAGCGACTCAACGAGAGGATGGTCAAGCGAGATGAACTCGACGTCATCCGCCTCCATCGCGATCTCCTTGGTGAACGTGGCGCGTGGGTACTGTCGTGCCACCTGATTTCCACTAAGGACCTCAGGGACATCCAACTGGAACACGTCCCCTTCCATCCGGGCCGGTCCGGGTCGAACACCCTTGATAGAGCCGCCGAATTCGTCGAAGAACACTCGCACGAGCGTCTCGATATCGTCCACAGACACCTCGCCGTGTTGACTGCGTTCGATCACGTCGAGAATCTCGTCGTCCTCGCCAGAGAGGTCGAAGCGGTCGCGAATCAGAAACTCGTTTTCGACGGTCTGAATCGCTTCGCGTTTCTCCTCGATGGTCGCCTCGATATCGGCGACGACACGTTCAGTCGGCTCCCCTTCAGCGATGGCCGCCATAATCGTCTCGTCCAAGTCGACGTCTTCGAGGACGCGACCGAGGACATCCGAGCGCATCCCGAGGTCCGACTCGATCTGGTTCGTCTTCTCGATGAGCAGGTTGAGGATCTCGCTCTCGCGGGTATCGGCAAAGAAGAGATTACGGATTTCGACCGTGTGCTCCTGGCCGTAGCGGTGGAGCCGCCCCATCCGCTGGTCGATCCGGATGGGATTCCACGGGAGGTCGTAGTTCACCATGATGTGGGCGAACTGGAGGTTGAGTCCCTCCTGGGCGGCGTCAGTCGCAAGCATCAGGTTGGCCTCCTCCTCGAATTTGCTCATCTCTTCCCGTCGACGGGACTGCTCGAGGTCGCCGTACACCTGTGCGACGTCGTGGTCAGCGAAGACCTCGTCGCGTAGATACTCCAGCGTGTCCGTGTATTCGGTGAAGATCAAGATTTTCTCGTCGGGGTCCTCTGAGAGTATGCGGTCGACGAACTGCCGGAGCAATCGGGCCTTCGAGTCCGTCTCGATGTTCTTGGCCTGCTGCCAGAGCTGTTTCACGCGGTCCAGTTCCTGCTGGACTTGCGACTGATTGAGCGTAATCGTGACCGTCTCAAGCGCCTCCTCAACCCGAGCGCGTTCTGCGTCGGTCAGCGTCTCGGGTTCGGTACTATACCGCGGAATGAGGTCCTGAACCTCGTCGGGGAGGTCTTCAGCAACGGCGTCGTTCTGAATCGCCCGCATCCGGTTTTCGAGGGACTTCCGGATCGCGTAGATACTCGAGACCAGCCGCTTCTGGTAGATGACCATCGTGAACCCCGCCGCTTGGTTCTCCTCCTGCTGGGCGAGGTTGTAGTACTCGCGGATGTACTCGGTGACGTCGTCGTACAGCTTCCGCTCCTCGCGAGTCATCTCGACCGGGAGTGCCTCGATGTTCTTCTCGGGGAACATTCGGGTCCCGTCAGTTTCGTACATATCATCCTTCAGCCGGCGGATCATCAAGTCCTCAAGCGTCTCGGGACCGATCTGCGACTCGTGGCTGAAGCGATACGGGTCGAGCAGGCTCACGAGGAAGTAGAACTGGTCTGATTTCCCCTTGTGCGGGGTCCCGGTGAGCAGCAGCAACGCATCGGAGTTATCGGCGACGGCCTCACCGACTTGGTATCGCTGTGTCCGCTCGATTGAGTCGTCGCTCGACCGTCTGGCCGTAAGGTGATGGGCCTCGTCGAAGACCGCAACGTCCCACTCCTCGTCGAGATTCTGGAGGGCATCGAGGACGGAGACGCGGTCCGACTCGGGGTCGTCTGTGGTCTGCTTCGCGAAGTCGATGGAGGTGATGATGAGGTCCTCCTGTTTCCAGACGTTCTGGTTGGGGTGGGACTTCCGGTGTGTACGAACCGTCTCGCGGTCGTAGATGACGAAGTTGCGGTCGAACTTCTCGCGCATTTCCTCCTGCCACTGGACGGTCAGCGGCGCCGGCGCGACGATGAGCACCCGGTCGGCGCGGTCGCGGGCGATGAGCTCTTCGATGACGATGCCGGCTTCGATGGTCTTCCCGAGGCCGACCTCGTCGCCGATGAGGTAGCGGTGGTCGTAGGAGTTGAGGATCTCGTAGGCGGCCTGCACCTGGTACGGTTCGATCTCGATTCGGTTGCTGGTCAGCGAGAGAAAGCGGTCGTATTTATAGGCGAGATCCAGCCGGATCGCCCGCTCTCGAAGGTCATAGTGGAGCGGGGCGTCGGACTGGCCCGCTGTGAGGCGGTCGACGAGCGAATCGAGTTTCTCGATGTGAGGGAGGCCACTAGGGAGTTTGCGGAGCTGGCCCTCCGATGTGTAGACGTGGAGGAGGTGGCCGTCGTTGGGCCGTTCCTCGATTTTCGTGATCTCTCCCCGCCCACCGGCGAACTTGATGTGATCGCCCACCTCTAAATCCATCATTCTTCAGCCAATAACGATCTAATCTTGTCCTTTAGCTCCTGAAAGGCTTGCTCAGATCTCTCTCTGCTACTTTCTCCTACGATATTCACCTTTCCCGACCTAAATATCATAACTGTACAATTGGCTTGCTCAGGAGTATACAAAACTGCTGAAATTGTATCTGGGTTATACTCAGTCCTTTCTAACCCCAATCCGACCGTGATGGTACTCAAATCCAACTCTGTGTCTAAATCACCAGATAGCACATAATTACACAGTTCAAACTGCTTCAGGTCGAGGGGATGAGAAGTGACCTCAGATAATATTCTGGTACCTTCATCCCTTGTATTATAGACTTCATCTTCCGACTTAGCGCCTGTAACAATGAATTTGCCTGTACCATAGATTATCATCAAAGGTCTGTGGTCTTCAATGCGTAGATACAGACCAGGGTGCATTTCAGGCTCATACCGCACGTTTTCAGGTAGTGAAGTTGCTAATGAATTCAAATCAAATTCTTCGTCCAATAGACCCACTCCGACTACGTTCACTATTTTTATATTATCCATACAATATTTTGAATTAAATGATCTGGATGCCGTAGGTAGTTTTGATGATGGTGACTTGTCGGCTAAATTCCCTCCTTCACCGTCTTGATCTTCTCTTTTGGGATACTATACAGTTCGTACACCCGCTTATCGATATCTTGTTCTAGTTGTTCGACTTCGTTTTTCAGATTATCATAGCGGCTCTTATTCCTCTGGTAATTATTGAAGGAATTCTCAATATCAGAATACTGAGGGAGTGAAATTTTTTCTAGGCGATTGATGAGGGAATTTGTCTTGGTTGCTTTTTCTCGGAATCCCGCAAATCCGTTCCCCTTCTCAACAGCAAACGGAATAAACTGCTTAAGAAGATTTTCACGCTCTTGACTGAGTCCAATAAATTCTAGTGCAGCAAATTTTTGGGTCTCAGTGTATCCCCACTGATCGGTATCATACTCCTCAGGATCTTCCGGTTTATACCGCGCTGACGCGTATATCGTCGTTTTCGTGTCTGTTGTCTCAACGTGTACATCTCCAACACGTAGGCCGTCATGTTCCTCGCTCGTTTTACTTAATATTGTATCTGAGACACCTGCTGGTGGTTGGTATCCTGGAATTTCTTGAAGAGAGTCACCCCATGAATATCCCCCCAAATAATCTGAGAGGTCGATATTAATCTCACTCATTTGGTTCTTGTTATCTAGGATATCGTCGACAGCACGAACTATTTCTTGATCAACGCTTGTCGGCACTTGGAGTTCATGTAGAAAGCCGGTTTTGTAGGCCCGGAAGCCCCCGCGTTTCTGCGGCGAAATACCTCTGTATATGAATTCTAAGAGCTCTGAATTAAGTAGGCCCAGCAGGAATTTGAGGTTATAATCTTCGGTAACACGTATACTCTTCACTTTGGTGTTGAAGTAGTAATTTTTGTCACCCGTGTCTGCTGTGAAATTGCTTTGATCGGATATTTCGGGCGTCAAAATCTTCGGATTTTGGTATATCTCGGAATCCCGTTCGCACCAAAGCTCGTACCAATTCCTGTTTGAATTCATCACATGTGTTCGACTACGGACTTTATCTTCATTTTCTTTCAAGTAATCCCAGGTGTTCGGGAATTCACTTTTCATTTGATCTTCGGGAATGACTCGATCGTTCTTATAAGGGTAGATAGATTTCAAATCTGTCTTTGGAGGCTCATATCTTTTGACATCTTGCCCTTTCAAAACAGGTTTCAGAATTTCTTCTTCAAGTTGATATTCACTCACAGTTTCTGGATCCACGAAATAAACCTCGTCCTTGGATGTATCAATTCCCTGTGATATAGACTTAGTCACTTTATCTAAAGTGACCAGATCGTCGCTAAATGAGCCAAGGACATTCGCTACTGGTGCAGGTATGACATCCCAAGGCTTTTTTGATAAGTCCGAATTATTAAGATTATAGTTCTTCATTCTTTCTCTGTCAAGAGTCTCGTAATCATTTGGATCAGGAGTATAAACAACGAATTCGTCTTCACTGGTATTATTTGACAGAGAAAGGATACATACGTAGTTCGTAGCCTCACCGAATACCTGAACGTCGGATAGCTCCACGATTTCAGTTACGTGGGAACGTTCGCTAATCACCTTTCTGAGACCCTCTCCATAGGGTCTCCTCAGGAACATAGATGGCTGTATGTATGATATCGAACCAGTGCAAATTTCTATTCCCTTCTCAGTGAACAGACAATAGATGTCCCAGCGTCCAGTCGTTGAATCATATTTTGATTTGAAATACGATTTCTGGAACTCGTCGAGCGACCGAGAGCGTATGTAGGGGGGATTCCCAATTACTGCGTCAAACCCTGGCTTGTCTTTCTCAACACCATCAGAACCATAGAACACTTCGGGATACTCGAGTCTCCAGTGGAAATAGCGGTCCCGAGATGCCCATTTCTGAGCAGTACGGAACCACTCTAACTCTTCGATTGCTTTCCATTCTTCATCCTCATCTAAAGCAGCAGCCATCCTCTCGTAAGCACCACTAGGAATCCCGTCCAAGCCAAAGTCGTCTGCCGTAGACACATTTGCCATCGCCTCAAGTCGTTGACGGAGCTTGTTCCGTTCGAACTCATCATACTTGGCCTCCATCTCCTTGACATCAGCGAGATCCTGATTCTCGATGGCGATGAAGTCCTGATAGATCCGCATTAGCTGTTCGATGGTCCCCTTCCGGGCCACACCGAAGTCAGCGAGTGAGGCGTTCTCCCCGTCTCCACCAGCATCGGATTCCAGCTCCTCGATTTCCTCAATATCGCTCCCAACCAACGAATTCCCCGTCTTCAGGTGGTGGTCCAGGAACGCGAGCGGCTGTTCGGCCGCGAGCGTCCTAAGCCAGAGCGACACTTTCGCGAGCTCGACGGCCAGCGGGTTCAGGTCGACGCCGTAGATACAGCGCTGAGCAACCTGCCGACGGGCCCAATTGATGTCGTGCTCTTCGTCGACGGTCTCGATGCCCTGCTGGGCGGCTTGGCGCTCCTGAGCGTCGATGATTTCACGCGCGAGATAGTCGATCGCACTCGTCAGGAAGTGGCCACTCCCCATCGCAGGATCGAGGATTTTGAGATCGAACACTCCCTCAGCGAACTCCTCAGCGAAGCCACCCTCGTCGAACGCACTCTGGCCCACAAGACTGCCTCGAATGTCGTCGACGAGCGGGCCGAGCGTCTCATCAACGATGTACTCAACGACATACTCCGGCGTGTAGTAGGACCCCGTCGCCTTCCGCTCGCCAGAGCCAGTCGAAAGGTGGACTTCACCCTCCTCGACGATCACCTCGTCACCCTCGCCGGCGGGGACGTACTCACCGTCCTCCAGCGCGAGCGGTTCGTCAGCGACATCGAGCTGATACTCGAGAAGCCCCTCGTAGATGCTCCCCAGGTGGCGGACGTCCAGCGACGAGTAGTCGACGAAGATCTTCCCGCCGCCGTTGCCGTTCTGACTCCGCGTGAGGAGTTCGATGACCTCCGCGAGGTAGGCGTCCCCGACCTGATGGTTCGCGAGGAACCGGGCTTCGACGCTATCGTCCTCATCGGGATTCGTCCGGAACAGGCCGCCGTTGTACGCGGGGATGTAGAGGTCCTCCTCCGGGATACCGCGCGACTTGCTCCCCTGGTCGATGAGTTTGAA
It contains:
- a CDS encoding helicase-related protein, coding for MMDLEVGDHIKFAGGRGEITKIEERPNDGHLLHVYTSEGQLRKLPSGLPHIEKLDSLVDRLTAGQSDAPLHYDLRERAIRLDLAYKYDRFLSLTSNRIEIEPYQVQAAYEILNSYDHRYLIGDEVGLGKTIEAGIVIEELIARDRADRVLIVAPAPLTVQWQEEMREKFDRNFVIYDRETVRTHRKSHPNQNVWKQEDLIITSIDFAKQTTDDPESDRVSVLDALQNLDEEWDVAVFDEAHHLTARRSSDDSIERTQRYQVGEAVADNSDALLLLTGTPHKGKSDQFYFLVSLLDPYRFSHESQIGPETLEDLMIRRLKDDMYETDGTRMFPEKNIEALPVEMTREERKLYDDVTEYIREYYNLAQQEENQAAGFTMVIYQKRLVSSIYAIRKSLENRMRAIQNDAVAEDLPDEVQDLIPRYSTEPETLTDAERARVEEALETVTITLNQSQVQQELDRVKQLWQQAKNIETDSKARLLRQFVDRILSEDPDEKILIFTEYTDTLEYLRDEVFADHDVAQVYGDLEQSRRREEMSKFEEEANLMLATDAAQEGLNLQFAHIMVNYDLPWNPIRIDQRMGRLHRYGQEHTVEIRNLFFADTRESEILNLLIEKTNQIESDLGMRSDVLGRVLEDVDLDETIMAAIAEGEPTERVVADIEATIEEKREAIQTVENEFLIRDRFDLSGEDDEILDVIERSQHGEVSVDDIETLVRVFFDEFGGSIKGVRPGPARMEGDVFQLDVPEVLSGNQVARQYPRATFTKEIAMEADDVEFISLDHPLVESLIEFCLDSDRIQGEIATKVAATASRTPGILFNYRLGYVSGAGDVVTEKLVRLFVRPDGSVTTDIPELSRTTAPSEISSSHEVDRLSSMAEDLYEAAEMEAWTHVESFAEEARTEREREIEIKREHAERYFEEQIEEWEERLEQYQHRAEQGADMSAPIGNAKQKVESLRREREEELSRLEEEKHVTPQEPELVTAAYVVSPTEAKDE
- a CDS encoding TATA-box-binding protein C; protein product: MNVVGVGLLDEEFDLNSLATSLPENVRYEPEMHPGLYLRIEDHRPLMIIYGTGKFIVTGAKSEDEVYNTRDEGTRILSEVTSHPLDLKQFELCNYVLSGDLDTELDLSTITVGLGLERTEYNPDTISAVLYTPEQANCTVMIFRSGKVNIVGESSRERSEQAFQELKDKIRSLLAEE
- a CDS encoding Eco57I restriction-modification methylase domain-containing protein, with the protein product MQTALTYRTNRDLFSNYYLDEHLPETEAWDELSDDELREAKADIMDLWEREKGTAPKRNESQLEEKFIRPMFRKLGIPFEVEESTSRTQRRPDYGFFESEDAARGAFERREEGGDFYKDAVAVADAKRWGRPLDTRGSGEHERDFENPSYQIHVYLQETPARWAVLTDGKKWRLYYGPTSHRLDSYYEIDLPTVLEKGDLEDFKYFYLFFRHGAFLEDSSGECFLDEVYDESNVFAQELGEDLQDNIYEAIKILSEGFMQYPDNDLSEEDLGLIHDSSLIYLYRLIFVLYAESEGRDLLDTNNEIYEESYSLNSLKQDIAEELDSQNPKYRDWQDNLWDRLDELFKLIDQGSKSRGIPEEDLYIPAYNGGLFRTNPDEDDSVEARFLANHQVGDAYLAEVIELLTRSQNGNGGGKIFVDYSSLDVRHLGSIYEGLLEYQLDVADEPLALEDGEYVPAGEGDEVIVEEGEVHLSTGSGERKATGSYYTPEYVVEYIVDETLGPLVDDIRGSLVGQSAFDEGGFAEEFAEGVFDLKILDPAMGSGHFLTSAIDYLAREIIDAQERQAAQQGIETVDEEHDINWARRQVAQRCIYGVDLNPLAVELAKVSLWLRTLAAEQPLAFLDHHLKTGNSLVGSDIEEIEELESDAGGDGENASLADFGVARKGTIEQLMRIYQDFIAIENQDLADVKEMEAKYDEFERNKLRQRLEAMANVSTADDFGLDGIPSGAYERMAAALDEDEEWKAIEELEWFRTAQKWASRDRYFHWRLEYPEVFYGSDGVEKDKPGFDAVIGNPPYIRSRSLDEFQKSYFKSKYDSTTGRWDIYCLFTEKGIEICTGSISYIQPSMFLRRPYGEGLRKVISERSHVTEIVELSDVQVFGEATNYVCILSLSNNTSEDEFVVYTPDPNDYETLDRERMKNYNLNNSDLSKKPWDVIPAPVANVLGSFSDDLVTLDKVTKSISQGIDTSKDEVYFVDPETVSEYQLEEEILKPVLKGQDVKRYEPPKTDLKSIYPYKNDRVIPEDQMKSEFPNTWDYLKENEDKVRSRTHVMNSNRNWYELWCERDSEIYQNPKILTPEISDQSNFTADTGDKNYYFNTKVKSIRVTEDYNLKFLLGLLNSELLEFIYRGISPQKRGGFRAYKTGFLHELQVPTSVDQEIVRAVDDILDNKNQMSEINIDLSDYLGGYSWGDSLQEIPGYQPPAGVSDTILSKTSEEHDGLRVGDVHVETTDTKTTIYASARYKPEDPEEYDTDQWGYTETQKFAALEFIGLSQERENLLKQFIPFAVEKGNGFAGFREKATKTNSLINRLEKISLPQYSDIENSFNNYQRNKSRYDNLKNEVEQLEQDIDKRVYELYSIPKEKIKTVKEGI